A region from the Wansuia hejianensis genome encodes:
- the cas2 gene encoding CRISPR-associated endonuclease Cas2 — MLVLITYDVNTETAAGRTRLRKVAKQCVNYGRRVQNSVFECLLDQAQSLLLKEKLSEIIDNEVDSLRFYYLGNNYETKVEHIGIERGIRADQTLIL, encoded by the coding sequence ATGTTAGTGCTGATTACGTACGATGTAAATACAGAAACAGCTGCCGGAAGAACACGATTGAGAAAAGTAGCCAAGCAATGTGTAAATTATGGGAGAAGGGTACAGAATTCAGTGTTTGAATGCCTTTTAGATCAGGCGCAGAGCCTGTTATTAAAAGAGAAATTGTCAGAGATTATTGATAATGAAGTAGACAGCCTTAGGTTTTATTACCTGGGTAATAACTATGAAACTAAAGTTGAGCACATAGGAATTGAAAGGGGGATCAGAGCAGATCAGACCTTAATACTATAG
- the cas1c gene encoding type I-C CRISPR-associated endonuclease Cas1c has product MRKLLNTLYVTSEDSYLALDGENVVVLDKEKEIGRLPLHNLEGIVSFGYRGTSPALMGACADRNISLCYLTPQGKFLARVTGKVRGNVVLRDQQHKICSDKEKSMAIARNCILGKVYNARWVLERALRDHSMQIDVEAVRRASCKLKHSIELIRSSESKDQLRGYEGEAASVYFGVFDELILQQKKEFIFKGRNKRPPIDNTNALLSFIYTLLTNMMASALETAGLDPYVGYLHTQRPGRASLALDMIEELRAVLADRFVLSLINKKMISGKQFQKKENGAIIMGDELRKIVITEWQNKKKETLTHPYLNEKVEWGMVPYVQALLLSRYLRGDLDGYPVFLWK; this is encoded by the coding sequence ATGAGAAAATTGCTGAACACGTTATATGTGACTTCTGAAGATAGTTATCTGGCACTAGATGGTGAAAACGTAGTTGTTCTAGATAAAGAAAAAGAGATCGGAAGACTTCCCTTGCATAATCTGGAAGGGATTGTCTCGTTTGGATATAGAGGAACTAGTCCGGCATTGATGGGTGCTTGTGCGGATCGCAATATTTCTTTATGTTATTTAACTCCTCAGGGTAAATTTCTCGCGAGAGTAACGGGAAAAGTGCGAGGGAATGTTGTTTTGAGGGATCAGCAGCATAAAATCTGCAGTGATAAAGAGAAAAGTATGGCAATAGCCCGGAATTGTATTCTCGGGAAAGTCTATAATGCCCGTTGGGTGTTAGAGCGTGCTCTGCGGGATCACAGTATGCAGATTGATGTGGAAGCGGTGAGACGTGCTTCCTGCAAATTAAAGCATTCTATTGAATTGATTCGGTCCAGTGAATCTAAAGACCAGTTAAGAGGGTATGAGGGAGAAGCAGCCAGTGTGTATTTTGGAGTGTTTGATGAATTAATTCTGCAGCAGAAAAAGGAATTTATTTTTAAAGGAAGAAATAAAAGGCCGCCCATTGACAACACAAATGCATTGCTTTCGTTTATCTATACGCTATTAACAAATATGATGGCTTCGGCTTTAGAAACGGCAGGCTTAGACCCATATGTTGGATATCTGCATACACAACGGCCTGGAAGAGCCTCGTTAGCCTTGGATATGATAGAGGAGCTGAGAGCGGTGCTGGCAGACCGTTTTGTTTTATCTCTCATTAATAAAAAAATGATCAGTGGAAAGCAATTCCAGAAAAAAGAAAATGGCGCTATAATCATGGGAGATGAACTGCGGAAGATTGTGATTACTGAATGGCAGAATAAGAAGAAAGAAACATTGACGCATCCTTATCTAAATGAAAAGGTCGAGTGGGGAATGGTGCCTTATGTTCAGGCATTGCTGTTAAGCCGATATCTCCGCGGAGACCTGGATGGATATCCTGTATTTTTGTGGAAATGA
- the cas4 gene encoding CRISPR-associated protein Cas4, whose protein sequence is MEYNEDDYLMISGIQHFKFCRRQWALIHIEQQWDDNIHTVTGELMHKKVHDPDVREKRKDVIISRAMPVSSRNLGISGECDVVEFHKCEEGIKLYGHRGCYRVYPVEYKKGSPKITEEDILQLAAQTMCLEEMFSTFVGEGAIFYGETRRREVIAVTEELRKQVKDMFAEMHQYYERQYTPRVKYTKACNSCSLKNICLPKLGRAVSVEDYIDKMLKDS, encoded by the coding sequence ATGGAATATAACGAAGATGATTATCTGATGATATCAGGTATCCAGCATTTTAAGTTTTGCAGGAGGCAATGGGCACTCATCCATATAGAACAACAGTGGGACGACAATATACATACCGTTACTGGAGAATTAATGCATAAAAAAGTGCATGATCCTGATGTAAGGGAAAAACGTAAGGATGTAATTATTTCCAGGGCCATGCCGGTTTCGTCCAGAAATCTCGGGATAAGCGGTGAGTGTGATGTGGTAGAATTTCATAAATGTGAAGAAGGCATAAAGCTATACGGGCATAGAGGCTGCTACCGTGTATATCCTGTTGAGTATAAAAAGGGAAGTCCGAAGATAACAGAGGAAGATATTCTTCAGCTGGCGGCACAGACCATGTGCCTGGAAGAAATGTTTTCCACATTTGTTGGAGAAGGCGCGATTTTCTATGGTGAGACACGCCGGAGAGAAGTTATCGCTGTCACTGAGGAACTGAGAAAACAGGTAAAGGATATGTTTGCGGAGATGCATCAGTATTATGAAAGACAATATACTCCACGGGTTAAATATACAAAAGCCTGTAATTCCTGTTCGCTGAAAAATATATGCCTTCCCAAACTGGGAAGAGCCGTTTCAGTAGAAGATTATATTGATAAAATGTTAAAGGATAGCTGA
- a CDS encoding DUF5058 family protein, with protein sequence MKFNVNSPILFVMVGILILVVLAQSVFFLVRALRRAKEIGMEKTVIKKTISSSAVFTIAPAIAILVGVITLSKSLGVALPWLRLSIIGSLTYETVAAGTALQELGLGLGTQVANPSDYVTVVFVMTTGIIIGLLLVPLITKKIQGGMMKIEKIDKKWGEIFTNAMFLGMISAFLGYVFCDVTNVFHGDTSGLIPVCVMIFSAIVMACCGILSKTLKQRWITDYALPFSLVCGMLSAIPLTAWLG encoded by the coding sequence ATGAAATTCAATGTTAACAGTCCGATTCTGTTCGTCATGGTAGGCATTTTGATTTTGGTTGTGCTTGCTCAGTCGGTATTTTTTCTGGTCCGCGCCTTGAGGCGTGCTAAAGAAATCGGAATGGAGAAAACGGTAATCAAAAAAACAATCTCATCGTCGGCAGTTTTTACAATAGCTCCCGCTATTGCAATTCTCGTCGGCGTCATTACCTTGTCAAAGAGCCTTGGTGTGGCCCTTCCCTGGCTGCGCCTTTCGATCATCGGCTCGCTCACCTATGAAACGGTCGCCGCTGGAACAGCTTTGCAGGAGCTGGGTCTGGGGCTGGGCACGCAGGTTGCGAATCCTTCTGATTACGTGACTGTAGTGTTTGTCATGACCACCGGTATCATCATCGGCCTTCTTCTCGTTCCGCTGATTACGAAAAAGATCCAGGGCGGGATGATGAAGATTGAAAAGATAGACAAAAAATGGGGCGAGATTTTTACAAACGCCATGTTTCTTGGGATGATATCTGCATTTCTCGGATACGTTTTCTGTGATGTGACAAATGTGTTCCACGGCGATACGTCGGGACTCATTCCCGTTTGTGTGATGATTTTTTCAGCGATCGTGATGGCCTGCTGTGGTATACTGTCGAAGACTCTGAAGCAGCGCTGGATCACAGACTATGCCCTGCCGTTCAGCCTGGTCTGCGGCATGCTGTCCGCAATACCGCTGACAGCCTGGTTAGGATAA